Within Quercus lobata isolate SW786 chromosome 5, ValleyOak3.0 Primary Assembly, whole genome shotgun sequence, the genomic segment GGCtattagaactctgtaaaatttaagaaaaacagaggaatgtctcccggtatcccagaaacagccactatagcacatacttgaattcaaaaggattcaaactttgcaagtcttagaggcttggatAGCCATcgaagtctgtaatttttgagcttatttgaaccttgtatcacgtcttagtgagcacatttgtaatccacaatcaagaaaaataatgaaatatctcatattgatttgaggatttctaacaattactttgcatatttatttatcatattatcttcctttactACTTTTTGCTGCTCAATagatatattcttgcttgtaaagctaAGTCTtttgcccaagcaaagccactcagacttgagttccaaatgccacaagtcttgtgcaaaagcactaagtctgtgagaattggggccaggatcctcgttGCTGAATCATTcttatgaaattcatttacatatatgtatatgtattaatatatatatatatatatatatatcctaatctaagaaactaacaattatttgaagatatgtgcattgtatagttgttcttgtgtaggacctatagaggtaaaaggaaaggacaaaactccattgcataacaagcatggagaaagattgtaCAGTGCAaagaaccagagattctgggttcttacaggcctaatacgccccgggatcccacgacagtacgcccggggtaccaagtgaaggaattctaTAAAACgtttatacgataaaagataagtcttaaatattctatttcaatctctttctcattgtgaatattatgaacatctattttacttattttgtaagagtaaagggtcattttatgatactagaacacttataatggtattttattgcttaggaggaatcgcatttttgctttgaggagatttatgtgacttgcacacaacttggttcgtaatcagcccccatttagctgcggtgaaccaagcccaatccaccaaaatacaactatttggcccaggatccttaggcctgtgtgctaaagaaaaaagcactctcacacactttaaattatatataatatttttaattaacttttgtTTGAGAGAAAGGTAATAATATTATGGGCAAATTACAAAGTTGATCCTTATCCTTTACACTATAtctcaatttggtccttaactttttaattgtgtcaatttagtctctaacaTTTTTAATGTTGTGTAAATTTGGTCTTTACTGTTATCTTTTACATGAAAAAGCTAATGTgtcaaatgaaataaaaaaaattgattttcatgCCACATCAACTAGTAACTATACCaccacatcatttaaaaaaaaaaaaaaaacaaattaaaattagtaattcAGAAGTTTTTGTCCTCTGCCAATCCACCCCCATCGTCCACTTCACCAATGTTAGGAAATTTCAGAACACACATTGGGTTGATCACAAGAAGATGTGGAAATTATAAGATGGTATGGATGGGTTTGCGGCTAGAGATAGGAGGTGCCAAAAAGCCGATTGGGTAGCCGAACTTTATTACCCAGTAAGACAAGATGCAAAGTAGAGCAACAAGGTTGCCGATTGGGATTGTTTGTTGTTGGAGATTGGGCATAATGCTTTTGCAATGTAGTGATATTCCCTATTGTTTGTGATCAATATTTGTAAATGTCTATATGATTCGAATGAATTAATAGGGTAAACTACGTTTTTGATCCCTAACCTATACACCgtatttcaatttgatccctaacctttcaattgtgtcaatttgatccttaACCTTTCAGTaccatgtcaatttagttcataccattatcttttggatgaaaattgataatgtgtataatagtcaaaataaaaaattagtttccgTTAATGTgagaataaactaaaattttattttggccatttatCATGTCagcaattttcatccaaaatatAACGGCAgtaactaaattgacacaatattaaaaggttagagaccaaattgacataattgaaaggttaaggactaaattaaaatatggtataAAGGATAGGAAcgaaatatgtagtttacccgaATTAATATCAGTATTGTCTTCAGATTTTTATGTTGTTATATTTAACAATGATTAATATTAACAAATCTGGAAAGTTGTTttcaatgttattttatttaaaattctaatCTTACTGGGTAATAGGTCTAGAGAAGGGAGATGGTGttggatttattttctttggaatcTTGGGTTGAATCAAAGCTTGCATCGATGGGTCTCTCATGATTAGGTGATGGTGGCAATGTTGCAAAGTGAGGTGAGGTGAGGAAAAGAAGATGAGGAAATTACATGGATTAAGTGGGCTTATTTTAAACGGTAGGATTAGTAAATAGCTAGGTGTCATTTAACATttcaatttgagttttttttttttttaattttttttatatatttgattttatttttaataaatttgacatagtaGTGTGGcatgaaaaatcattttttattattccgTTTGACGCTTCAGCTTTTCCCATTCAAGGAATAACGGCAAGGACCAAATTAACACGGTATTAAAAaggttagggatcaaattgacacaattaaaaggttATGGACTAAATTGAGATATGCCGTAAAGGATAAGGATcaactttgtaatttaccctaatattattattattttaataatccaaTAGTTAGGAGAGGATCTGAActataatgttttatttttattttttgagaaaaataatgttttatttAGAAACACTAAAATATATAAACCAATTTATTATAAGGTTTTTGGCAATACTTTTATTAAGGTGAATAATAGATAAACAGTATACacatttctttattattattgttattattataaacaGTATACGCATTCTttagacaaaagaaagaaagaaaaaattcataacaaacGCATGACACATCTCTTAAATGCACAGCACGGCACTAATAATAGCCTCTagaattttggaaaatttatttAGCATATTTAATACCAGGTAAGCTATATTAAAGTCCAATAATTGAGAGACATTTATCAAAAGTAAAATAGTAATTGAGAGATATATGTacaaagagaaatgatatgtctacaatatttttataatatttttataacaaatcgtaagtggcaggttgttactggttgttattattaggacaaaaaagtaatcttagtgttagtttcaaatttgaaccaataaaaactaaccacctgtaatttgttgtaaaaatgttatagacgtAACATCTCTTTATGTACAAAATAATCATATCAGCATCTatctttcatttatttaatcTTTTGATATAATTGACGTGGTATTATTGGATATCAAATGGCCAAGCGGCGCCATGTACTTATGAGGGTAGTCATAGGACCAccctgatttttctttttttaatataccttaaaatttttgagttttaaattaatatagGTCTTTTGACCACCCTAGAAAAACAACTTGAccacctttcaaaaaaaaaaaaaaacttaaacacCCTTTATAACAATgagcccattaaaaataaaattaaacctcttcaaaattttggtccGTTGAatgttgaacaaaaaaattacaagaaatacaatgttcacaatattttttacaatattttcataacaatcCTAAATAGCATATTGTTActagtaaacaaaaaaataataatttcaatagcaagttcaaattagaactaataaaaacttaccacctaggctttgttgtgaaagtattgcaaaaatgttatgaatatatAGCACTTCTTAAAAATTgcccaaacaaaaaattagcttaaaatctcaaatcaaacgtttaattgtgattttttaaattgtgttttcaaatgaCATACTTTAATatcgctattttttatataaaaaatgaacacTTTTTAAATAGCTAGTATGTTTAACGTTAGTGCTTGCTTTAGTCTTTAGCcgaatttgttggatttatattatatatttttttgaaaagataatgcattttgtttatattagtaCTTATTTAAGAAATATGTTAGTAATTGAATGAGAGATCAGTAGCTTAATAATTACTTGGTTGTGTACATTAAAAAAGATGTAGTTAATAATATTGATATTGAAACTATCATATCacacaataatttcaaaatatgaaaatttgtgaaatgaaattttaaaactttatatatttacgtatgtttttatttggtgatgttaatatattcaagttttattattattaatttttttaatttaattatttttaatggcccctctcaaaaaaatttctagagccCACCACTGCAAATGGCAAATACTTTCTCGTTGATTTGGagtaacaaaaataatggaAAGAAAAGAGTAAAGAAAGATTGAGGGAGTGGAAATgtaactgagagagagagagagagagagagagaggcgaatAAATGCGCCGATCTTTTGGCTAAGAGGGGTTGTTCCTTGATGGagaattttgttgtgtttgataCCTCTCCCTCTGATGACTTAAATGTATTGCTTGAAGCTGATAAGAATGGTCTGTATTATCATAGGCATGTTGCCAACACTTCGGCCTCTGTGGCCTTTTTGTAGTTATTTTCTGTTTAATCAATTACctgtttaaccaaaaaaaaaaaaaaaaaaagaagagagagagagagagagaagaatcaaaGGTCCAGGACTGGAGAtaagaaaaaggtaaaaatgcATTAATGTCACATGGAGAAACcgaaaaagactaaaaaaataaatgtaacaCGACCCTATTCTCTGTCTTTGCTTGACTATTCGCAATTGCCTCCAAACCTAGCCAACCCACAAGTCTCAACAACTTCATAGTAAGTTTAGTAACAGATTTTATCACAACTTTATCATACGTGACGACTGATGAgcagtgaaaataaaataataagccTATATATGGATTCATGATTTTACTACTTTTACAAGTCATCGTATAGCAAAGTTACGAcaaaattatgttttgaaaaaattagcGTCAGTGGACTcgctcacaagtcacaacaacaaccccacccccacccccactATAAAAACcaacataattaataaaaacaaaaatagtcctttaaaggaaaaagtgaaaaacggAAACACGGTATTTCCAAAGggtgcaaaaagaaagaaagaagtaataaaaatgTGGTGTAATGTAATCTTCTGAGATCTAAGATTTTTCTCACCCAATCTTTGGAAACTCCGCCTTTCCGTCTCTTTATAAGGTCCACACTCTTCATTCTCACATTTTCACAATGCCATTCTTCTTTtgctcatcctcatcctcatcctccgTCATTTCTAACGGCAGCAATGGACGGTGCCCCAGCTGCGTTACCTTTGCCTCTTCCTCTTCACAATAATAATACTCCTTCCTCATTCACGCTCAACAAAAGGCACACTACTACCGGTACCAGGACTAACGGCGGCGGCGTTACTAGGGACATGGTtgtaaagaaagagaaggaaaagagaGCGTCGTTTATGACGTGGACGGCGGAGGACGTGGCGCACGTGGCGAAGTTCCATTGGGTGCCTTGTTTGTTCGCCATGGGTTTGCTGTTCTTCATGGGCGTGGAGTACACGCTCCTTATGATCCCTTCGTCTTCTGAGCCTTTCGATTTGGGGTTCGTCGCCACGCGCTCCCTCCACCGCGTCCTCTCCGCTTCGCCTGAACTCAACACCTTCCTCGCTTTTCTTAACACTGtatgttgctttttttttttaatttataatttacattattattatttttttaaattttaattttgatgcgTTAGGTTAGGCACGTTCTATGTGttatgtgttaatttttttggtatcacacgttaattaattttttgcttcTATTTTTTGATGAAACTAAACAGTGCTTTTGTAAGACTATAACCACACTATTTGTCCTAATTTGCCGACGTTGACTCGGTTTTAAAAAATCATCACATTTATATTTAGATTCATCGCTTTTTTCTACATTCCCCACCGTTCACAACGATggaattttggaaaatttttgcGGTCAGAAGTTGGGTCCAACTCTAACTtattgtttttcactttttttggaCTTTTAAGTATTATGATAATTATGGGGGGTTTTTACTTTCCAGATATTTGCGGTATTGGCAAATCTGGTAGCATAGTTTTTGGAATTGGGTAGATAGAATTGAGGGATATGGATTTGATCATGTCAAATATGGTTAATCCAATCACATCTTATAATATCTCTTGTAGCATAAATGACACATTCCTAATATTTTCACATACAATAATTAATGACAgctattattaattataatttagattgaaattactatatttttctttattaccAATAACAGTCAGTGATAATTTGTCATTCAAGATTTGTTCAATGTTGTGGACGAGCAATgatttataacaaattttacgtgataaattgttattaattttacCTACTAATAATTGCTAGGAACAACTTGTAACGTGGTTAATCCTCCATATATGGTTGTATTACTGgtaatttgtttttggttttatgaTTAAGTGTATTtttaggtaatttttttatttttgttgattagGTATTTGTGGGAATGCAAACAACATATATCCTGTGGACGTGGCTAATAGAAGGACGTCCGAGGGCCACAATATCGGCTCTATTCATGTTCACGTGCCGAGGAATTCTTGGTTACTCCACGCAGCTCCCTCTGCCTCAGGTTCCCATCTATATCTATGTTCTGCTTATTAAAATTCCCCACTTTAAAAAAAGCCATAAATCATCTAAGGGCTTCACTGCACACTTTCACAGTACTGTCAGCTGTATATATGTCCTAAAATGACACCGTGTGTCAGTCTAGTATCTGTCCTGTTTCAGTAGATGTTTTGAAATTAGcttcttttgtttgttattcAAAATTACAGCTGTttaactttaaatatatatatatatatatttaatacttttaaaaaaaattgtgatactCAGATGTTTGGATTGGGGTGATTTGAGTTATATAGATCAAAACTCAAAATCCGTGGGATCCACAGAGTGAAACATtttaatttagtatttattttaaataaaaaaccatattttttcttttggccgattttaaattaattagggTAGTTTTAAAAGCTTTGTACCTTTTAATGAATGTCAGTCTCGTcttctttaatatgtaaataacACCACTTGTGACTTATGAGCGtcttatttaaaaattagaataaagtCACTATTACACCACTTGTGACATGTGAGATGTAGAAgttaaaatgctaaaaattgtgcttaataactaaaaaaaaaaaactaaaagtcaAACAATATtgtactagaaaaaaaaaaagagtaaattaaaattcaaataaactTTAATATGACCTAGTGTTTGCATGTTCCATGTCCTAAGAAAAAATTCGacaaaatatgagttttattgTTAGTTTTTAACTAAATTATTTGTAGTTAAAACTTTATAGTAacaataacaattttatttatcttaatAAAATTCTCATATTATATagtattaatttgtttagtttttgaTATGATAACAGGGATTTCTGGGCTCTGGAGTGGACTTTCCTGTAGGGAATGTATCATTCTTTCTATTCTACTCGGGTCATGTAGCTGGGTCAGTGATTGCGTCGCTAGACATGCGACGAATGCAAAGGTTTGAATTGGCAAGGACTTTTGACGTGTTGAATATTCTCCAAGCTGTGAGATTGCTGGGTACTAGGGGTCACTATACTATTGATTTGGCCGTAGGGGTTGGAGCTGGAATTCTCTTTGATTCTCTTGCTGGAAAGTATgaagaaagcaagaaaatacCACCTATTGCCGCCACCACCATTACCAAAGACTCTTTCTTTACATAATACTAGCGAGGAGgaagaacaaacaaaaacccGTTCATCTACGCGTTCAACTTGATGAAGTGATCGATTATGAGTGATGGATAATCACTATCGTATGGACCCATTACTCATAATCGACCATCTCAACAAGTTGTAGCAAAAGTTGTGTTTATAGACTTTCTCAACATAAATTAAAACCAGTGGAGGAATTCTCTTTGGTCTACTTAGGAACACGCTTTGAAATGTCAACAAGACGATGGGAAATGCTGTTCCcaagaatataagaaaataaaa encodes:
- the LOC115992619 gene encoding phosphatidylcholine:diacylglycerol cholinephosphotransferase 1-like, whose translation is MDGAPAALPLPLPLHNNNTPSSFTLNKRHTTTGTRTNGGGVTRDMVVKKEKEKRASFMTWTAEDVAHVAKFHWVPCLFAMGLLFFMGVEYTLLMIPSSSEPFDLGFVATRSLHRVLSASPELNTFLAFLNTVFVGMQTTYILWTWLIEGRPRATISALFMFTCRGILGYSTQLPLPQGFLGSGVDFPVGNVSFFLFYSGHVAGSVIASLDMRRMQRFELARTFDVLNILQAVRLLGTRGHYTIDLAVGVGAGILFDSLAGKYEESKKIPPIAATTITKDSFFT